The Halobacillus ihumii genomic sequence ACCTGAAGCACGAATTTACTTTCGGTTTCGACGGAAATAAATATTGGATTGACGTCAAAAGAAGTTTATTTCACGGTTCAACGCTTGGCGAAGTTTTTGCGAAAGGTCTTTTATATCAAGTCGAATATGAAAAATACACATTGGGGTGATTGTATGAGTACAATTTTTGTTGCAGTTCGAAAAGATACCGACGTCATAATGACGGGTCAAAAAGGTCAAGCAGCATTTCACGATAAACCTACACTTGGACGTTCTATCGGTTATTCATACCAACATGAAGCGAAGAAAAAGGGCGTAAAAGCTTCGGAACTTTATGACGTTTATGAAATAGACGTTTCGGCGTTGCTTATGTACGGCTATTCAGAAATTATAAAATTTCACGATAAGAGGTGATTGGATGAGCAGACCGCAAGTATTCGAAGAAAAATGTGTTACATGTGAAAAAGTCGTCAATGAAGCACCTGAATATGAAGGTGCAAAGAAATTCGGAAATTGGTATTGCGACAATTGTAAACCAAACAATTATTATATTGTTCTTGTTGACGGTCAAATTTTAATGAAGGAAGGTACAATTCGAAAGTATAAAACACGTAAAGCGGCACAAAGGCACAACGAATTTTTAAAAACGAAGCACGGTCGAAAAGTGGAAATCGGGCGTTTGGCACTTGAACACGTTGAAGAAATATAAGGGGGAATTTCATGCAAGCGAACGAAGCGGTAATTGGACGTTGGGTCGAATGTAACTTCCGCAAGAATATAGAAAAGGGTTTTATAGTCGGGTTCGAAAAGCAGACATTGCGAACACTTGCGAAGGTTGCGGTTCCACGTCTGAAGAAAACTATTCCCTTTCGAATTGAAGCATTGACCGACATTGAAGAAGTAACGTTGAAGCCGCAAGACTTCGACGAAATGATTAATATGGCGATTGATATGAACGACCGACAATGGTTCAACGAACTTTCATTTGCTAAAAACGCATTACTGAATAAATAGGTCGCCCATTTGGGCGGCTTTTTCTTTTTTGGTGTAAATGAAATCAACCTTCGGTGTCACATTCCGCCGTAACGTCGCAACACTTCTTCGTGAAATCAAACGAAGGGGTGAAGCATTTGAAAAACAAATACGAAATTCGTGGCGACGTGACTGTTATCTTTTTGAATTATAAAGGCACGACGACAACAACGACCATTTCAACAAGCGATTTGCAGCGTGTTTCTATGATTTCGGGAAGTTGGTACGCAATGAACGTTGGAACGGCTGACAACGAAAAAGTTTACGTTGGAACGAAAATCGGGGGCGTTACGGTATATTTACATTCGATTATCATGAATAACCCGCCGAAAACAGTCGTTGACCATACGAATCATAATACGCTTGACAATACCCGAAATAATCTTGCAGCAGTTTCTTACGTTGTGAACGGGCAAAACCGAAAGGGCGCACAACGAAACAACAAATCAAGCGGTTTGCGAAATGTTTATCGAAATGGCAGCGGAAATTGGTACGTTCAACTTCACGTCAACGGAAAGGCGATTCACTTCGGGACATACAAAACGAAGGAAGAAGCGAATTCCGTCGCCGAACGTGCAAGGCGGGCGTATTATCACGGAAATGATTATGAAAATATTCAAGAAGGTATGACAAGCAAGGGTTATAAATCAAGATGGGGGGTTTTACAATGATTGTCGATATTCAAAAGCTTCATGAAGACGCAATTATTCCGAAAAACGCATACGAAGGCGACGTTGGAATTGACCTTCATACGATTGACGAAGGAACGTTACTTCCAAACGAACGGGCATTGCTTCGAACAGGTCTTGCGGTTAAACCGCCGAAAGGTTACGAAATGCAAATTCGACCACGAAGCGGATTGGCGTATAAGAAAGGAATCACCGTTCTAAATTCGCCTGCTACTATCGAACCAACCTATCGGGGTGACGTTGGAATCATTTTATATAATGCAGGTCAAGAACCCTTAGAAATTCGAAAAGGCGACCGAATAGCGCAAGCGGTTTTCAAAAAATACGAAGAAACCGTTGAATTCAAGATTGTTGACGAATTAGACGGTACGGAAAGAGGTTCGAACGGCTTCGGTTCAAGCGGCGTATAGAGGTACAAACGTCAATATATGTCAATAGATTTGCTTTTCTATCGGTTGAAATTGGAATATATGTTCGATAGAATCGTAATAGATTGTAACAGAAATGTAATATATCAAAAAATTAAGCAAAGGGGTCTTCGTAACTATGGACTTTACTGAAATTATCTTTATTGAAGATGAAAATGAAAATGAACAGGAAGAAATCGACGACGGGAAAGTTGATTTCATTATGGAGATAATTGACGAAGACGACCAAGAAAAGGGGGCGTAATAATGGAAACAAAGGTAAACGTACTTGATAAAGGATATGTAAAACTTGAAACAAATAACGTTATGGGTGACGATTTATCGCCCGTAAATGACGCAAAGGTTTCGTTCGACCGTGAATCCGACGAATTTGGCGATAAGGAAGGGCGTCTTCTTGATTTCTTAGGTCGTGAGGGGCATACAAGCCCCTTTCGTCATTCGTTCCTGAAATTCGAAATTCATGCGCCTTTAATGGTCGCCCGACAATGGTGGAAATACGTGATTGGCAGCGACCACGCTGAACAACCGTTGCGAAATCAAGACCCTCACGAAGCGTGGAACGAATCAAGCCGCCGTTATGTTACGGAAAGCGTTGAATTCTATATTGTCGAAGCTGACGAATGGCGTTCCGCACCTGAAAACCGAAAGCAAGGGTCGGGCGAACCGTTACCGCTTGAACAAGGCGAAAAGCTTACGGAAGAATTAATTCGAAACTATGAAGAAGGTCATAGACGTTATCAAGAAGCGATTGAAGCGGGCGTTGCGGTCGAACAGGCACGATTGTTTTTACCTGCTTACGGCTTATATGTACGTTGGCGTTGGGCGGGAAGTTTACAAGGCGTTTGTCACTTCTTAAACCAACGTTTGGCAGGCGACGCACAAAGCGAAATTCGTGAATACGCTGAAGCGGTTCACACATTGTCGAAGCAGCATTTCCCAAATGCGATTGACGCATTAGTTCGAAATTGATATAGTATTCTCGTAAACATTTCGTAACGTAAACATCTGGAAGGGGTTGGAACGTATGAAAATATTTTGGTGGACGTTTTGTTCAATTGCGGTGCTTTCAGGCGCAACATGGGCGTTTATAACGTTTGGTGAATTCGATTTTCAAACTGAAGAAATAAGTAAAGAACAAAAACAAACTATGAAAGAGGTCAACGAACCGACCGAACAAAAAGAAATCAAAGCGGTTGAAGACGAAAAGAAATTGTTAGACGAATTTGCTTTCCAAGACGAACTTCACGCTATGACGCACCAAAAGGTGGAAGCTGAAAAGAAGTGGGGCGACGAACAGATTACGCCCAAAAAGATTGACGAAATGCTTGGAATTTTAATGGCGGTCAAACAATCGGATAATATGGAATATAAACATTTTGATTTCTATTGGGAAGCGTTGAATAAATGGGATAAGGGAAATTTCGATAATGCTGTTATTGTTCACAATAGAATTTGGAATTTGCAAAATGGAACGATTGGCAAGGCGACAGGGTTCTTGTCTCACGAAGAAGAAGAAGAATATATTGCGGAAAACTTTTGATTGGCGGCTTTTATAGTCGTCAATTTTTTTTTTTTGAATAATTTCGGTAAACATGTTGACGTATATACATAATTCGTCGTATAATAAAGTTAGTTCAAAAGGGAAGCCGCTTCAAGCGGAACACGCCAAGACGCCGAAAGGTTGAGCGGTCGAGATTGACGCCAAGCGAAGCAGTAACCCAACCAATACATAATTTGAAAGGGGAAGATAACATGAAACATTATGAAATTTATCAAAACGGGGTAGTATTCGAAGGGAATTACATTGAATTAGACGACAAGGAATTCGCTGAAGTTATCGAATCACTTGCGGCGAAAGTTAAAAAGGGCGAACGTACCGCTGAAATCATGGAGGACTTCGAAACTAGCAAATTAGTCATTTCTGACGAAATGGGCGATTTTGAAGTTATTCAATGGACGAATAAATTCTTCGAAGGTGAATCCGTTACTTTTTACGATTTCGCTGACGACGAAGTTTTAAAAACATATAAACGTGAATCAAGCGCAGTCAAGTTTTGTGAAAGGCAAAATAAGGCGTGGAAATACTTCGCAGTATAAAGGGCGGCTTCGGTCGCCTATAACGTAAACAAGTTTACAAGATTACGAAGGCGGGTGAAATTCCCGCCAACCAAATCAAAGCGAAAAGGGGAATGAAAAATGACAACATTCATTATCGAACTTAAAGGTGCGAACGGAAAAGCGGTCAAGGAATACGAAGCAGTAAACCGAAAGGAAGCGTTGGAAAAAGCACTTGACGACGGTGCGCTTGTCATTACGGAAATTGCTGAAGGGGGTGTCGCATAATGGATTTCGCTTCATTACATAAAGAAAAACGTCAACTTGATTATGCGAAAGCATGGGTTCAACTTCGCCCGAATAACGAAAATACGAAAGAACTTCAGAAATTCAAAAAGGAAATAAAACAAAATCGACGAAAAACAATCGCTGTTTAATTGGCGGTTGTTTTCTTTTTGGTGTCACATGTGAAGGATTTCACGCAACACTTTTATTTGAGAAGTAA encodes the following:
- the dut gene encoding dUTP diphosphatase; amino-acid sequence: MIVDIQKLHEDAIIPKNAYEGDVGIDLHTIDEGTLLPNERALLRTGLAVKPPKGYEMQIRPRSGLAYKKGITVLNSPATIEPTYRGDVGIILYNAGQEPLEIRKGDRIAQAVFKKYEETVEFKIVDELDGTERGSNGFGSSGV
- a CDS encoding DUF6241 domain-containing protein, translating into MKIFWWTFCSIAVLSGATWAFITFGEFDFQTEEISKEQKQTMKEVNEPTEQKEIKAVEDEKKLLDEFAFQDELHAMTHQKVEAEKKWGDEQITPKKIDEMLGILMAVKQSDNMEYKHFDFYWEALNKWDKGNFDNAVIVHNRIWNLQNGTIGKATGFLSHEEEEEYIAENF
- a CDS encoding FAD-dependent thymidylate synthase; this translates as METKVNVLDKGYVKLETNNVMGDDLSPVNDAKVSFDRESDEFGDKEGRLLDFLGREGHTSPFRHSFLKFEIHAPLMVARQWWKYVIGSDHAEQPLRNQDPHEAWNESSRRYVTESVEFYIVEADEWRSAPENRKQGSGEPLPLEQGEKLTEELIRNYEEGHRRYQEAIEAGVAVEQARLFLPAYGLYVRWRWAGSLQGVCHFLNQRLAGDAQSEIREYAEAVHTLSKQHFPNAIDALVRN